The bacterium DNA window ATGGTTAAGGAACTCTCCTATAAACAGATTCGCAAATGTGCCGATCCGGAGTCACTCAATTTTGACACGACGGAACATCTTACGCCGCTTGATGGCATCATCGGACAGCCGCGCGCGGTTTCTTCCTTGCGTTTTGGTCTGGGCATACAAGAGGTTGGTTTCAACGTATTTGTTTCCGGCCCGCGCGGGATGGGAAAAATGACGGCGGTGAAATCATTTCTTGAGGAACTGGCCAAAAATAAACCGACGCCTTCGGACTGGTGTTATGTAAATGATTTCAACGACGGCGATCAACCCAAAGCGTTACGTCTTCCGGCCGGGCGGGGAAAAGAATTTCAGCAGGACGTCAAGAAATTCGTTGAATTCATTTACCGGGAGATCCGCAAATTATTTGAAAGCGACGAATACAGTTCGAAACACGATCAAGCGGTAAGCGCCATGCAGAACAAACGGGACCAACTCATGCGGGATTTTAGTGCCGCCGCATTGGCGGAAGGTTTTACGCTGCAGGCTACTCAGCTGGGCGTGGTGCTGCTTCCAGCTATAGACGGCCGAGCCATGAGCGAAGAAGAATGGAAAGCGATAGTGCAAACGGATCAGGATAAAATGATAGAAAGGCGAAAGGCGCTGGAAGAAAAACTGAAAGCGGTGTTAAAAGAAGTCAGGCAAATGGAAAGAACGGCGCAGCAAACGGTGATGGAACTGGACAAACAAGCCGTTCGTTTTCTCGTTAGCGGCGTTCTGGAAGATCTGAAAGAAAAGTATAAGAACTTGGATGATGCGGCTGAATGGTTTAACGATATTGAAAATGACATTTTGGAAAATGTCGAGTCATTTAAACAGAGTTCCGACGGTAAAGAAAAAGAAGAGGAACCTTCCAGTACCTATCAGGTTAATTTGTTTGTGGACAACAGCAAGCAGGAAGGCGTGCCGGTCGTGGTGGAACTCAATCCGACGTACACAAATCTCTTCGGGCGTATTGAAAAAGACGTTTATCAGGGAACGATGTTCACTGATTTTACCATGATCAAGCCGGGCGCGCTGCATCGTGCGAACGGGGGCTATATTGTTCTCCAGGTGGAGGACGTACTTAAACATTTCATGAGTTGGGACGGGCTTAAACGCGCGCTGCGTTCACGTGCGATTCAAATCGAAGACGTAGGCGAAAGTATGGGTATGACCTCTACAAAAACGATTCGGCCGCAGCCCATTCCGCTCGATATCAAAGTGATACTCATCGGACGGAATATGATGTACTATTTTCTGCATGAACAGGACGATGATTTTCCGGAGCTTTTTAAAGTAAAAGCGGATTTTGATATCAGCATGGATCGGGATGATAAGAATACACATGACTTTCTCACGTTCATTTCCACGTTATGCAATAAAGAAAATCTAAAGCATCTAAACGGCCCGGC harbors:
- a CDS encoding AAA family ATPase, giving the protein MVKELSYKQIRKCADPESLNFDTTEHLTPLDGIIGQPRAVSSLRFGLGIQEVGFNVFVSGPRGMGKMTAVKSFLEELAKNKPTPSDWCYVNDFNDGDQPKALRLPAGRGKEFQQDVKKFVEFIYREIRKLFESDEYSSKHDQAVSAMQNKRDQLMRDFSAAALAEGFTLQATQLGVVLLPAIDGRAMSEEEWKAIVQTDQDKMIERRKALEEKLKAVLKEVRQMERTAQQTVMELDKQAVRFLVSGVLEDLKEKYKNLDDAAEWFNDIENDILENVESFKQSSDGKEKEEEPSSTYQVNLFVDNSKQEGVPVVVELNPTYTNLFGRIEKDVYQGTMFTDFTMIKPGALHRANGGYIVLQVEDVLKHFMSWDGLKRALRSRAIQIEDVGESMGMTSTKTIRPQPIPLDIKVILIGRNMMYYFLHEQDDDFPELFKVKADFDISMDRDDKNTHDFLTFISTLCNKENLKHLNGPAAAKLIEFASRLADDQEKLSTHFAAMADVIREAHYWAVEDQAAQIREIHIQKALDEKVYRSNLIQKRIQELITQKVFLIDTDAAVVGQINGLAVIRMGSYEFGRPSRITASVGPGTEGIIDIERQVKLGGPIHTKGVLILNGFMSATFGSQKPLTLSCRLVFEQSYEGVDGDSASSTELYTILSALAQVPLKQGIAVTGSVNQKGEIQAIGGVNEKVEGYYEICSATGLTGKQGVMIPRSNVQNLMLREDIVEAVKKGKFHIWAVSTIHEGIEILTGKPAGEKMKNGTFPKKTIFHLVEKRLDDFASQLKKGGKPEAKKKRSKNNKSRAQK